In the Nicotiana tabacum cultivar K326 chromosome 16, ASM71507v2, whole genome shotgun sequence genome, one interval contains:
- the LOC107816101 gene encoding phosphoglycolate phosphatase 2, giving the protein MMNGEISKSSSQQLSIENAKELVNSVDAFLFDCDGVIWKGDKLIDGVPQTLDMLRSLGKKLVFVTNNSTKSRRKYAEKFHSLGIPVNEDEIFSSSFAAAMYLKVNDFPIEKKVYVIGEEGILEELELAGFTALGGPADGKKNPELKSNCLFEHDKSVGAVVVGLDQYINFYKLQYGALCIRENPGCLFIATNRDASGHLTDLQEWPGAGCMVAAVCGATQKEPIVVGKPSTFLMDFLLQKYNITTSRMCMVGDRLDTDILFGQNAGCRTLLVFSGVVNESAFQDLSKELQVQPEFYTNSVSDILKYV; this is encoded by the exons ATGATGAACGGAGAAATCTCAAAATCAAGTTCTCAGCAGCTGTCTATTGAGAATGCTAAAGAACTCGTCAATTCTGTCGATGCCTTTCTCTTCGATTGCGATG GTGTAATTTGGAAAGGCGATAAATTGATTGATGGCGTTCCCCAGACACTTGACATGCTTCGCTCCCTT GGTAAGAAGCTGGTGTTTGtaacaaataactcaacaaaatcaagaaGGAAATATGCTGAGAAATTCCATTCCCTTGGAATTCCTGTTAATGAG GATGAGATATTCTCGTCCTCATTTGCTGCAGCAATGTATCTGAAAGTCAATGATTTTCCAATAGAAAAGAAG GTTTATGTAATAGGCGAGGAAGGCATACTGGAAGAACTGGAGCTAGCAGGTTTTACAGCACTAGGTGGCCCG GCAGATGGAAAGAAGAATCCTGAACTGAAATCAAATTGCCTTTTTGAGCATGATAAGAGC GTTGGAGCTGTTGTTGTTGGACTTGACCAATATATCAACTTTTATAAGCTACA GTATGGAGCTCTTTGCATCCGTGAGAATCCCGGTTGCCTCTTTATTGCGACCAACCGTGATGCATCGGGACATTTAACTGATCTTCAAGAGTGGCCTG GTGCGGGATGTATGGTTGCTGCAGTATGCGGAGCAACCCAAAAAGAGCCTATCGTAGTTGGGAAGCCATCGACGTTTCTGATGGACTTTCTATTGCAGAA ATATAACATCACTACATCCAGGATGTGTATGGTGGGCGACAGATTGGACACTGATATTCTATTTGGACAGAACGCCGGGTGTAGAACTCTCCTTGTTTTTTCAG GTGTAGTTAATGAATCAGCTTTTCAAGATTTATCCAAGGAACTCCAAGTCCAACCAGAATTCTATACCAATTCTGTATCTGACATTCTCAAGTATGTCTAG
- the LOC107816100 gene encoding uncharacterized protein LOC107816100 isoform X2: protein MKNLVKIVLVLSIISLLLTSAVAPSGGGGGGGGGGGRGGGGGGSGGGGKGGGGSGGGGKGGGGSGSGSGKSGGGSKGGGGGAKGGGGSNSRGTSPGGGGGGGDGGRNIGGNSGVRPLPGGYPASSSSSTSLGNKNILIKQIKE from the coding sequence ATGAAGAACCTCGTAAAGATTGTTCTAGTGCTTTCTATCATTTCTCTCCTCCTAACATCAGCAGTTGCTCCTTCAGGCGGCGGCGGGggcggaggaggaggaggaggaagaggtgGCGGTGGCGGTGGCAGTGGCGGTGGAGGCAAAGGTGGTGGTGGCAGTGGCGGTGGAGGCAAAGGTGGTGGTGGCAGTGGCAGTGGCAGTGGAAAATCTGGTGGCGGTTCCAAAGGTGGTGGTGGCGGAGCAAAGGGAGGTGGTGGCTCAAACAGTAGAGGAACAAGTcccggcggcggcggcggcggcggtgACGGTGGAAGAAATATTGGAGGAAACAGTGGGGTTCGGCCGTTACCTGGCGGTTACCCGGCAAGCAGTAGTTCATCTACTTCTTTAG
- the LOC107816100 gene encoding uncharacterized protein LOC107816100 isoform X3, giving the protein MKNLVKIVLVLSIISLLLTSAVAPSGGGGGGGGGGGRGGGGGGSGGGGKGGGGSGGGGKGGGGSGSGSGKSGGGSKGGGGGAKGGGGSNSRGTSPGGGGGGGDGGRNIGGNSGVRPLPGGYPASSSSSTSLVFCRK; this is encoded by the exons ATGAAGAACCTCGTAAAGATTGTTCTAGTGCTTTCTATCATTTCTCTCCTCCTAACATCAGCAGTTGCTCCTTCAGGCGGCGGCGGGggcggaggaggaggaggaggaagaggtgGCGGTGGCGGTGGCAGTGGCGGTGGAGGCAAAGGTGGTGGTGGCAGTGGCGGTGGAGGCAAAGGTGGTGGTGGCAGTGGCAGTGGCAGTGGAAAATCTGGTGGCGGTTCCAAAGGTGGTGGTGGCGGAGCAAAGGGAGGTGGTGGCTCAAACAGTAGAGGAACAAGTcccggcggcggcggcggcggcggtgACGGTGGAAGAAATATTGGAGGAAACAGTGGGGTTCGGCCGTTACCTGGCGGTTACCCGGCAAGCAGTAGTTCATCTACTTCTTTAG TATTTTGcaggaaataa
- the LOC107816100 gene encoding uncharacterized protein LOC107816100 isoform X1 yields MKNLVKIVLVLSIISLLLTSAVAPSGGGGGGGGGGGRGGGGGGSGGGGKGGGGSGGGGKGGGGSGSGSGKSGGGSKGGGGGAKGGGGSNSRGTSPGGGGGGGDGGRNIGGNSGVRPLPGGYPASSSSSTSLGNKNIMIKQIKE; encoded by the exons ATGAAGAACCTCGTAAAGATTGTTCTAGTGCTTTCTATCATTTCTCTCCTCCTAACATCAGCAGTTGCTCCTTCAGGCGGCGGCGGGggcggaggaggaggaggaggaagaggtgGCGGTGGCGGTGGCAGTGGCGGTGGAGGCAAAGGTGGTGGTGGCAGTGGCGGTGGAGGCAAAGGTGGTGGTGGCAGTGGCAGTGGCAGTGGAAAATCTGGTGGCGGTTCCAAAGGTGGTGGTGGCGGAGCAAAGGGAGGTGGTGGCTCAAACAGTAGAGGAACAAGTcccggcggcggcggcggcggcggtgACGGTGGAAGAAATATTGGAGGAAACAGTGGGGTTCGGCCGTTACCTGGCGGTTACCCGGCAAGCAGTAGTTCATCTACTTCTTTAG gaaataaaaatatcatgataaagcaaataaaggaatAA